The following are encoded in a window of Gramella sp. MT6 genomic DNA:
- a CDS encoding multicopper oxidase domain-containing protein translates to MKMKNYLIILAFLLGITGYSQEELEASIEGNVNNLPVREYMLTINQEKVNKAGKEVMGMTVNGGIPGPTLEFTEGEYAVIYVENKMDVETSIHWHGMLLPNFFDGVPYLTTPPIKPGTTFKYEFEIKQNGTYWYHSHTMLQEQSGVFGSLLIHPKEKEMEYDKDLVLVLSDWTNEKPKDVLRFLKRGTEWYNIKKGTATPLNQVIKRGAFGAQLNFWKQRMEGADIADIYYPAFLINGEEKIEYPQFKPGEKVRLRIVDGSASTSFWMTFGGETPTLVSADGKNVVPVKRNKTFIAVAETYDFIVEIPENRKLEFKITAQDGSGTASAFLGQGDVLPAPNVPSPDKIGMMQKMAKMDMKMGAPALKFRSKNVDPYEMMDEWGMQMDEMDHGQMEMKKDDGMDGMDHSKMNMKKDTTQMEMDHSKMKHDKMNMAEGSMKMDEKENMKDNGMDMFSEYNYDYLRSPEKTNFDKEYPVTEVLLNLTGNMSRYVWSMNGVVLDEADKIAIKGDEVTRITFNNLTMMHHPMHLHGHFFRVINENGEYSPLKHTVNVPPMQKVTIEFYGNEYGDWFLHCHILYHMDAGMARVVSYDTPRDERMKAYPVSNLINETNKFYTWGMLDAASHMTELNVVSSNVRNQFTALAEYGWNENIEAELSYEYYLNDWLRLFAGVNVENEMENSMEELSTTAIGGIRYFTPYMFSLDVRLDNKLRPQISLAREIMIFPRLAVFGEYEFQADFGWVDDLPEGDNFKKEETWSAGLEYFLSKNFSLMGSYDNRFGAGGGLSLRF, encoded by the coding sequence ATGAAAATGAAAAATTACTTAATAATACTAGCCTTTTTACTGGGCATCACAGGTTATAGTCAGGAAGAATTAGAGGCTTCGATTGAAGGGAATGTCAATAATCTTCCGGTAAGGGAATATATGCTAACCATAAATCAGGAAAAAGTAAACAAAGCCGGAAAGGAAGTGATGGGAATGACCGTGAACGGAGGTATTCCCGGCCCAACCCTGGAATTTACTGAAGGGGAGTATGCAGTGATTTATGTGGAGAATAAGATGGATGTGGAAACTTCCATTCACTGGCATGGAATGTTACTTCCAAACTTTTTTGATGGGGTGCCTTATTTAACTACCCCGCCAATAAAGCCTGGTACCACCTTTAAATATGAGTTTGAAATAAAACAAAATGGGACTTACTGGTATCATTCGCATACGATGTTGCAGGAACAAAGTGGTGTGTTTGGATCTTTACTGATACACCCTAAGGAGAAAGAGATGGAATATGATAAGGATCTTGTTTTGGTGCTTTCAGACTGGACCAATGAAAAACCTAAAGATGTTTTAAGGTTCTTAAAAAGGGGGACTGAATGGTATAATATTAAGAAAGGAACAGCAACACCCCTAAATCAGGTGATTAAGAGAGGAGCCTTCGGCGCACAGCTAAATTTCTGGAAACAGCGAATGGAAGGAGCCGATATTGCAGATATTTACTATCCTGCGTTTTTGATTAACGGGGAAGAGAAAATAGAATATCCTCAATTTAAACCTGGAGAAAAGGTAAGATTACGAATAGTAGATGGTTCAGCATCCACTTCTTTCTGGATGACTTTTGGAGGGGAGACGCCCACTTTAGTTTCAGCCGATGGAAAAAATGTGGTGCCTGTTAAACGAAATAAAACATTTATAGCCGTAGCAGAAACCTATGATTTTATTGTGGAAATTCCTGAAAATAGAAAACTTGAATTTAAGATTACTGCTCAGGATGGTTCAGGAACTGCTTCAGCATTTTTAGGTCAGGGAGATGTTTTACCCGCGCCAAATGTTCCCAGTCCAGACAAGATTGGCATGATGCAGAAAATGGCAAAAATGGATATGAAAATGGGAGCACCGGCTTTAAAGTTTAGGTCTAAAAATGTAGATCCTTATGAGATGATGGATGAATGGGGAATGCAGATGGATGAAATGGACCATGGGCAAATGGAAATGAAGAAAGACGATGGTATGGATGGCATGGACCATTCCAAAATGAATATGAAGAAGGATACTACCCAAATGGAAATGGATCATTCTAAGATGAAGCACGATAAAATGAATATGGCCGAAGGATCTATGAAAATGGATGAAAAGGAAAATATGAAAGATAATGGAATGGATATGTTTTCAGAATATAATTATGACTACCTCAGGTCTCCAGAGAAAACAAATTTTGATAAAGAATATCCTGTTACAGAAGTCCTTTTAAACCTTACAGGTAATATGTCTCGTTACGTATGGAGTATGAACGGGGTGGTACTTGATGAAGCTGATAAGATAGCAATCAAGGGAGACGAGGTAACAAGAATTACCTTCAATAACCTTACGATGATGCACCATCCTATGCACCTTCACGGTCATTTCTTTAGGGTGATTAATGAAAATGGGGAATATTCTCCTTTAAAGCATACGGTAAATGTACCACCAATGCAAAAGGTTACTATTGAGTTTTATGGGAACGAATATGGAGACTGGTTCTTGCACTGCCATATATTATATCATATGGATGCGGGAATGGCCCGTGTAGTTAGCTATGATACTCCCAGGGATGAACGTATGAAAGCTTACCCCGTAAGTAATTTGATAAATGAAACAAATAAATTTTACACCTGGGGGATGTTAGATGCCGCTTCACATATGACAGAGTTGAATGTGGTTAGTTCCAATGTTAGAAACCAGTTTACTGCTCTGGCAGAATATGGCTGGAATGAAAATATTGAAGCAGAACTCTCCTATGAATATTATTTAAATGACTGGCTACGCCTGTTTGCAGGTGTTAATGTGGAAAATGAGATGGAGAACAGTATGGAAGAACTTAGTACCACAGCTATTGGGGGGATTAGGTATTTCACACCTTATATGTTTAGCCTGGATGTTCGATTAGATAATAAATTAAGGCCTCAAATAAGCCTGGCCAGGGAAATCATGATTTTTCCAAGACTTGCGGTGTTTGGCGAGTATGAATTCCAGGCAGATTTTGGATGGGTAGATGATTTGCCGGAAGGCGATAATTTTAAAAAAGAAGAAACCTGGAGTGCGGGTCTGGAATATTTTCTGTCAAAAAACTTTTCGTTGATGGGAAGTTACGATAATAGGTTTGGCGCCGGTGGCGGATTATCCTTAAGGTTTTAA
- a CDS encoding DUF305 domain-containing protein: protein MNSEENNQHKMSGTNYGRFFSMLGLSFVAMYITMYLNTYEFDHVYFSLTRFYMTCLGIAAMAVIMLSLMLNMYKNKKKNIAIYVGSLVLFVSALGLVRAQRPIIGDVLYMKAMIPHHSIAVLTSKRADLKDPETKKLAKEIIEAQKREIAQMKKIIYRLENEN, encoded by the coding sequence ATGAATTCAGAAGAAAACAACCAGCACAAAATGAGTGGTACCAATTATGGAAGATTTTTCTCAATGCTGGGATTATCATTTGTAGCCATGTATATCACCATGTACTTGAATACGTATGAATTTGACCATGTTTATTTCAGCCTAACTAGATTTTATATGACCTGTCTGGGTATTGCTGCCATGGCCGTAATCATGTTGTCTCTCATGCTCAATATGTATAAGAATAAGAAAAAAAATATTGCTATTTATGTGGGCAGTCTGGTGCTGTTTGTTAGTGCTTTAGGCCTGGTAAGAGCACAGAGACCTATTATTGGAGATGTACTTTATATGAAGGCTATGATACCTCACCATTCTATTGCTGTTTTAACCAGTAAAAGAGCCGATTTAAAAGATCCGGAAACTAAAAAACTTGCTAAAGAAATTATTGAAGCTCAGAAAAGGGAGATCGCCCAGATGAAAAAGATAATCTATCGTCTGGAAAATGAAAATTGA
- a CDS encoding DUF3347 domain-containing protein, translating to MRFIIKTSVVAIVVLLLTSCMDDKGKQSVEINTPEEVKKAEKETPDVADQDFKDGMTGKIWHNYLEMKIALTNEDASQVKDVAKSMEESFTEERAEMKSLAGQIASTDDIEKQRELFSKFTEKAGSMFEEALSGGTIYKKFCPMAFNNKGAYWYADVEEINNPYFGEKMLNCGSVKKTIKK from the coding sequence ATGAGATTTATTATTAAAACGAGTGTAGTCGCTATAGTAGTGTTACTATTAACTTCCTGTATGGATGATAAAGGCAAGCAGTCGGTAGAAATTAATACCCCTGAGGAAGTTAAGAAGGCTGAAAAAGAAACGCCAGATGTTGCCGATCAGGATTTTAAAGATGGTATGACTGGGAAAATTTGGCATAACTATCTTGAAATGAAAATAGCCTTAACCAATGAAGATGCCAGTCAGGTTAAAGATGTAGCTAAAAGCATGGAAGAATCTTTTACTGAAGAGAGAGCAGAGATGAAATCTTTAGCAGGGCAAATTGCCTCTACAGATGATATTGAGAAGCAGCGTGAACTATTTTCAAAATTTACTGAAAAAGCAGGATCCATGTTTGAGGAAGCCCTTTCTGGCGGAACTATTTATAAAAAATTCTGCCCAATGGCCTTTAATAATAAAGGTGCTTACTGGTATGCTGATGTTGAAGAAATAAATAATCCGTATTTCGGGGAAAAGATGCTGAATTGTGGTTCAGTAAAAAAGACAATTAAAAAGTAA
- a CDS encoding DUF2231 domain-containing protein: MKKILFLFIFISMTLATQAQDTHEDHDRSSNNQEQQLEADSISTPELNPNEDADHPEKGELGNHTNEVKAEFDDFPNLHPLVVHFPIVLLLLGAILQLIQLFVLKRNLDWVILLTVGGGFIGAYIAGVYAHPHAHDLTSMAKSVLEQHDKFAEWTIYSSAVAATLKLVSLFLLKRNRIFEIVVFLVLAFSAYSVSEAGHYGAQLVYLEGVGPQGKYLESENHSH; the protein is encoded by the coding sequence ATGAAAAAAATACTCTTTTTATTCATTTTTATAAGTATGACGCTTGCTACACAGGCGCAGGATACTCATGAAGACCATGATCGCTCGTCGAACAATCAGGAGCAGCAATTGGAAGCAGATAGTATTTCAACTCCTGAATTAAACCCTAATGAGGATGCAGACCATCCTGAAAAGGGAGAATTAGGGAATCATACGAATGAAGTAAAAGCTGAATTTGATGATTTTCCCAATCTGCATCCTTTGGTGGTTCATTTTCCCATAGTGTTGCTATTGCTGGGAGCTATATTGCAGTTAATTCAATTATTTGTTTTAAAAAGAAACTTAGATTGGGTGATCCTTTTAACCGTAGGGGGAGGGTTTATCGGTGCCTATATCGCCGGGGTGTATGCCCATCCACATGCGCATGATTTAACCTCAATGGCTAAAAGTGTATTGGAACAGCACGATAAATTTGCCGAATGGACCATTTATTCCAGCGCAGTCGCTGCTACCTTAAAATTGGTGAGTTTGTTTTTATTAAAAAGGAACAGAATCTTTGAAATTGTAGTTTTTTTAGTGCTGGCTTTTTCAGCATATTCAGTTTCTGAAGCAGGACATTATGGAGCTCAATTGGTGTATCTGGAAGGAGTTGGCCCACAGGGTAAATATCTGGAATCTGAAAATCATAGCCACTAA